The proteins below come from a single Campylobacter sp. CCUG 57310 genomic window:
- a CDS encoding quinone-dependent dihydroorotate dehydrogenase: MDYNTLKSIFFKFQPETAHKIAEFGLTSLSSVFPGSLSFLANKCVVNDARLQQNLFNIVFNNPVGIAGGFDKNAVMIKPLTALGFGHIEFGTITPKAQKGNDKPRLFRLVEEESIQNAMGFNNEGAKSVSKRVKKLYPFVIPLFANIGKNKVTPNEKAIDDYENLVREFNEICDAFVINVSSPNTPNLRALQEEDFIKELFSRIRPLTSKPIIFKIAPDMSYEKAVEICSCAVVNGADALIVNNTSVDYSLSNSPNLQNFGGLSGKVITEKSAMLFKAVADELFGKTILIASGGIDSGAEAYRRIKMGANLVQIYTAFIFKGPFVCQMINSEILRLLEADGFAHISEAVGVDIRK; encoded by the coding sequence TTGGATTATAATACCCTAAAATCTATTTTTTTTAAATTTCAGCCGGAAACTGCACATAAAATCGCAGAGTTTGGACTAACTTCGCTTTCATCGGTATTTCCGGGCTCTCTTAGCTTCCTTGCAAATAAGTGCGTAGTAAATGACGCAAGGCTTCAGCAAAATTTATTTAACATAGTTTTTAATAATCCGGTAGGAATCGCCGGCGGGTTTGATAAAAACGCAGTAATGATAAAGCCTTTAACCGCGCTTGGATTTGGGCATATCGAATTTGGAACCATTACTCCAAAAGCACAAAAGGGAAACGACAAGCCAAGACTTTTTAGACTTGTGGAAGAAGAAAGTATCCAAAACGCGATGGGATTTAATAACGAAGGCGCAAAAAGCGTATCAAAAAGAGTAAAAAAACTATATCCTTTCGTTATCCCTCTTTTTGCAAATATCGGCAAAAACAAAGTTACTCCAAATGAAAAAGCCATAGATGACTATGAAAATTTAGTGCGGGAATTTAATGAAATTTGTGACGCTTTCGTGATAAACGTCTCTTCGCCAAATACTCCAAATTTGCGTGCTTTACAAGAAGAAGACTTTATAAAAGAGCTGTTTTCTCGTATCCGTCCGCTTACTTCTAAGCCGATTATCTTTAAAATAGCTCCTGATATGAGTTATGAAAAAGCTGTAGAAATTTGCTCCTGTGCCGTTGTTAACGGAGCGGACGCGCTTATAGTAAATAACACGAGCGTTGATTATTCGCTTTCAAATTCGCCTAATCTGCAAAATTTCGGAGGACTTAGCGGCAAAGTTATAACCGAAAAATCGGCAATGCTTTTTAAGGCTGTTGCAGATGAGCTGTTTGGTAAGACCATACTCATAGCAAGCGGTGGCATAGATAGCGGTGCAGAGGCGTATAGGCGCATAAAAATGGGTGCAAATTTAGTTCAAATTTATACGGCTTTTATATTTAAAGGACCTTTTGTTTGCCAGATGATAAATTCAGAAATTTTAAGACTGCTTGAAGCTGATGGATTTGCCCATATAAGCGAAGCTGTCGGAGTAGATATAAGAAAATAA
- a CDS encoding ABC transporter ATP-binding protein, whose protein sequence is MGEIMSLKMNLKDVLRRFSPYFKDYIPQFALAILGMLLASGGTAASAWVIEPVLNKIFIDKNKELLYLLPYAIVVICFLKGLGIFLQAYFTAFIGQDVVRRFREKLLANLLNLDMKFFNDFRTGELISRNINDIERIRNIVSSMIPEMIRESITILGLLCVVIYQSAQLAFFALIVLPVAIYPLSLLAKRMKKLSRAAQEKTSDISSRLSEIFTNIEIIKANNAQDYEHTRFVEDNNKFFKLNLKSVKVDESVSPIMEVIGSIGIAAVVIIGGKEVIDGQITMGSFFSFSTALFMLYTPVKRISRLYNKIQDAVAAAERTFELLDKKPIITSGTKQIPSVIESIEFQDVRLKYDDKEVLKGINLSALKSQMIALVGSSGGGKSSIVNLLMRFYDTQSGQILINGTDIREFDLASLRDNVGLVSQRVYIFNDTIAKNVAYGREFDEEAVKDALKMANAYEFVISLEDGINTVLNEFGTNLSGGQRQRIAIARALYKNPQILIFDEATSALDNESERQISNAIANLQHEKIIFVIAHRLSTVENADKIAVVSDGTVVGFGSDKELSDSCEIYQKLKGKSLI, encoded by the coding sequence ATGGGAGAAATTATGAGCCTAAAGATGAATCTAAAAGATGTCTTAAGGCGTTTTAGCCCATACTTTAAGGATTATATACCGCAGTTTGCGCTAGCCATTCTTGGAATGCTGCTTGCAAGCGGCGGCACGGCAGCGTCTGCATGGGTAATCGAGCCTGTATTAAATAAAATTTTTATCGATAAAAATAAAGAGCTTTTATATCTGCTTCCTTACGCGATAGTCGTGATTTGCTTCCTAAAAGGGCTCGGAATCTTTTTACAAGCTTATTTTACAGCCTTCATCGGACAAGATGTGGTAAGGAGATTTCGCGAGAAGTTGCTTGCAAATTTGCTAAATTTGGATATGAAATTCTTTAACGACTTTCGAACAGGCGAGTTAATAAGCCGAAATATCAACGATATAGAGCGCATTAGAAATATCGTCTCTTCGATGATTCCTGAGATGATAAGAGAAAGCATAACGATACTTGGGCTTCTTTGCGTGGTGATATATCAAAGTGCCCAGCTTGCGTTTTTTGCTCTTATTGTTTTGCCGGTTGCGATATATCCACTATCTTTACTTGCTAAAAGGATGAAAAAACTTTCAAGAGCGGCTCAAGAAAAGACATCCGATATTAGCTCGCGCCTTAGTGAAATTTTTACGAATATCGAGATAATAAAAGCAAACAACGCACAAGATTATGAGCATACAAGATTTGTTGAAGATAATAATAAATTTTTCAAACTGAATTTAAAAAGTGTAAAAGTCGATGAGTCGGTAAGCCCTATAATGGAAGTTATCGGCAGTATCGGGATTGCAGCCGTTGTTATCATTGGCGGCAAGGAAGTTATAGACGGACAAATTACCATGGGAAGTTTCTTTTCGTTTTCAACTGCACTTTTTATGCTCTATACTCCGGTAAAGCGAATTTCAAGGCTTTATAATAAGATACAAGACGCAGTTGCGGCCGCCGAGAGGACATTTGAACTGCTTGATAAAAAGCCTATAATAACAAGCGGCACAAAGCAAATTCCAAGCGTGATAGAATCTATAGAATTTCAAGATGTCAGACTAAAATACGACGATAAAGAGGTCTTAAAAGGCATAAATTTAAGCGCTTTAAAATCTCAAATGATAGCACTTGTCGGCTCAAGCGGTGGAGGCAAAAGCTCTATCGTAAATTTACTCATGCGATTTTACGACACTCAAAGCGGGCAAATTTTAATAAACGGTACCGATATACGCGAATTTGATCTAGCTTCGCTTAGAGATAACGTGGGGCTTGTTAGCCAGCGTGTTTATATATTTAATGACACGATAGCTAAAAACGTAGCTTATGGGCGAGAATTTGACGAAGAGGCGGTAAAAGACGCGCTTAAAATGGCAAACGCTTATGAATTTGTTATTTCGCTTGAGGATGGCATCAACACCGTCTTAAACGAATTTGGCACCAATCTTTCAGGTGGGCAACGCCAAAGAATAGCAATCGCAAGAGCGCTTTATAAAAACCCTCAAATTTTGATATTTGACGAGGCAACATCGGCTCTTGATAACGAAAGCGAGAGACAAATTTCAAATGCGATCGCTAATTTACAGCACGAAAAGATCATTTTTGTCATAGCTCACCGCTTAAGCACTGTTGAAAATGCCGATAAAATCGCCGTTGTAAGCGACGGAACGGTAGTTGGATTTGGTAGCGATAAAGAGCTTAGCGATAGCTGCGAGATATATCAAAAACTAAAAGGAAAATCGCTAATTTAA
- the cysS gene encoding cysteine--tRNA ligase: MQIFDSVKKEKVKFEPIDEGVVRIYVCGPTVYDDSHLGHAKSAISFDLLRRVFIELGYDVRFVKNFTDIDDKILKKMSETGESLEAITSRYIKSYKDDMRALNVLEADIEPKATQTLEEMIEYIRNLLIEGFAYEISGDGIYFEISKDSEYLSLSGKSETNENIARVESNELKRNEKDFVLWKFDEAWYESPFGRGRPGWHTECVAMIKKHLSSGSKYEIDIHAGGIDLLFPHHENEAAQCRCGERKSLAKYWMHNGFIKVNDEKMSKSLGNSFFVKAALKENLGEALRFYLLSSHYRAHFNYSDEDLVASKKRLDKIYRLKKRVGEDNLSEENLEFKSELLDALEDDLNTSKALAVIDEFVKIANERLDQNPKDKAYKGEILANLRLIARVFGILQVDVYEYFQFGVSDEQKAFINELIAQRNEAKAAKDYAKADAIRTKLSDMQIAIMDTPNGTIWEKL; encoded by the coding sequence ATGCAAATTTTTGATAGCGTAAAAAAAGAGAAAGTTAAATTTGAGCCGATTGATGAAGGCGTAGTTAGAATTTACGTCTGCGGGCCTACGGTCTATGACGATTCGCATTTAGGACATGCCAAAAGCGCTATAAGCTTTGATCTGCTTAGGCGTGTTTTTATCGAGCTTGGATATGATGTCAGATTTGTAAAGAATTTTACCGATATAGACGACAAAATTTTAAAAAAGATGAGTGAAACAGGCGAGAGCTTAGAGGCTATAACGAGCCGTTATATAAAAAGCTATAAAGATGATATGAGAGCTCTTAACGTGCTTGAAGCCGATATCGAGCCAAAAGCTACGCAAACACTTGAAGAGATGATAGAGTATATAAGAAATTTGCTTATTGAAGGGTTTGCTTACGAGATTTCCGGTGACGGGATTTACTTTGAAATCTCAAAAGATAGCGAGTATCTAAGCTTAAGCGGCAAGAGTGAAACAAATGAAAATATAGCCCGCGTGGAGAGCAATGAGCTTAAACGCAATGAAAAAGACTTCGTGCTTTGGAAATTTGACGAGGCGTGGTATGAAAGTCCGTTTGGCAGAGGTCGTCCGGGCTGGCACACCGAGTGCGTGGCGATGATAAAAAAGCACCTCTCAAGCGGCAGCAAATATGAGATAGATATACACGCAGGAGGTATCGACCTGCTCTTTCCGCACCATGAAAACGAAGCAGCACAATGCAGATGCGGCGAGAGAAAGAGCCTTGCAAAATACTGGATGCATAACGGATTTATCAAAGTAAATGATGAAAAGATGAGCAAGAGCCTTGGAAATAGCTTTTTTGTAAAGGCGGCGCTTAAAGAAAATTTAGGCGAAGCGCTTAGGTTTTATCTGCTTAGTTCGCACTATAGGGCGCATTTTAATTATTCTGATGAGGATTTAGTTGCGAGTAAAAAGCGACTTGATAAAATTTACCGCCTTAAAAAGCGCGTAGGCGAAGATAATTTAAGCGAAGAGAATTTGGAGTTTAAATCCGAGCTTTTAGATGCGCTTGAAGACGATCTAAACACCTCAAAAGCTCTTGCCGTGATAGATGAATTTGTAAAGATTGCAAACGAACGCCTTGATCAAAATCCAAAAGACAAGGCTTACAAGGGCGAAATTTTAGCGAATTTAAGGCTGATAGCGCGAGTGTTTGGGATATTGCAAGTTGATGTTTATGAATATTTTCAATTTGGCGTAAGTGATGAGCAAAAAGCGTTTATAAATGAGCTTATAGCCCAAAGAAACGAGGCAAAAGCCGCTAAGGACTATGCAAAAGCGGACGCTATTAGAACCAAGCTTTCGGATATGCAAATAGCTATTATGGACACCCCTAACGGCACGATATGGGAGAAATTATGA
- the murJ gene encoding murein biosynthesis integral membrane protein MurJ, whose protein sequence is MFIKGFFSNSVGILTSRVLGLFRDLLTASTLGAGIYSDIFFIAFKIPNLLRRVFGEGAFSQAFLPNFTKAQKKGIFAAEIFFKFLFFIAILTLLVNIFAPQFTKIIATGLSNEDIANAVPLVKINFYYLALIYIVTFLASLLQYRQHFVTTAFSTALLNLAMIASLFLSQGKEPKIVAYYLSFGVVAGGILQVIAHLIALYMTSMSRLFFGGILRFIKGKRANSKGFFTNFYHGLLGSSAMQISSFMDTWLASFLAAGSISYLFYANRIFQLPLAIFAIALSTALFPKITKQIKAKNEAEALKWMNKSFEFLFLLLAAAMLGGIILAHPIIKLLFERGSFDTTSTYETARVLQAYMIGLLPFGLSKLFSLWLYAKLQQKIASKIAMICLGANLILAVILIRPYGAFGLALASSLGGFVLLALNIKAFGAREFLAIISFKRLSVMVAALSVFALILIFLRNFIDANF, encoded by the coding sequence ATGTTTATAAAAGGTTTTTTTTCAAACAGCGTAGGCATACTTACTTCAAGGGTTCTTGGACTTTTTAGAGATCTGCTTACGGCTTCGACTTTAGGTGCGGGAATTTATAGCGATATATTTTTTATAGCCTTTAAGATACCTAATCTGCTTCGCCGAGTATTTGGCGAAGGAGCGTTTTCGCAAGCTTTTTTGCCAAATTTTACAAAAGCGCAAAAAAAAGGAATTTTCGCGGCTGAAATTTTTTTCAAATTTCTATTTTTTATTGCGATTTTAACTTTGCTTGTAAATATCTTCGCTCCTCAATTTACTAAAATAATCGCAACGGGACTTAGCAATGAGGACATTGCTAACGCAGTGCCTTTAGTAAAGATAAATTTTTACTATCTGGCGCTTATTTATATAGTTACATTTTTAGCATCCTTGCTTCAGTATCGTCAGCACTTCGTTACCACGGCATTTTCGACAGCGCTTTTAAATTTAGCCATGATTGCTTCGCTTTTTTTATCACAAGGCAAAGAGCCCAAGATAGTGGCTTACTATCTTAGTTTTGGCGTGGTGGCGGGTGGAATTTTGCAAGTCATAGCCCATCTTATAGCGCTTTATATGACATCTATGTCAAGGCTGTTTTTTGGAGGAATTTTAAGATTTATAAAAGGCAAAAGAGCAAATTCCAAAGGATTTTTTACAAATTTTTATCACGGGCTTTTAGGCTCTTCGGCTATGCAGATAAGCTCATTTATGGATACTTGGCTGGCTAGCTTTTTAGCGGCAGGAAGTATAAGCTATCTATTTTATGCAAACAGAATTTTTCAGCTTCCGCTTGCGATATTTGCCATCGCGCTTTCGACTGCGCTTTTTCCAAAGATAACAAAACAAATCAAAGCCAAAAACGAAGCAGAAGCTCTAAAATGGATGAATAAAAGCTTTGAGTTTTTGTTTTTATTGCTTGCTGCGGCTATGCTGGGCGGGATTATTTTAGCTCATCCTATCATAAAGCTGCTCTTTGAAAGAGGAAGTTTTGACACGACAAGCACTTATGAGACCGCTAGAGTTTTGCAAGCTTACATGATAGGACTTTTGCCTTTTGGTTTAAGTAAGCTCTTTTCGCTTTGGCTTTATGCAAAACTTCAGCAAAAAATCGCTTCTAAAATCGCGATGATATGCTTAGGGGCAAATTTAATCCTTGCAGTGATCTTGATACGTCCTTATGGGGCTTTTGGGCTTGCGCTTGCCAGCTCGCTTGGAGGCTTTGTGCTGCTTGCTTTAAACATCAAAGCTTTTGGCGCAAGGGAATTTTTAGCTATAATCAGCTTTAAAAGACTAAGCGTAATGGTCGCTGCCTTGAGCGTTTTTGCTCTGATTTTAATATTTTTAAGGAATTTTATAGATGCAAATTTTTGA
- a CDS encoding flagellar assembly protein A: MENSQNNQPTYLDPIIMQTPNPYGEIPNLVSNFNVEAKFIDFNIITFFTEYKLLGDSEIKSVEEDKLGIFDDDKFYVNQVESIKQTYKVEFFDIRKNKPKTLPNIALNVNKNLTKIVATVSRSNDVVYFKDFKAKMREFIYKKLIKVGILIGIRNKAMQAELSKISSMLRINEIIDKDYTFVVTSGIDPIEAIDDGLIYHYKNKVQGADNQGKINYANRGYLLGVAENELVAEYVKSAVGESGRDVRGNLLSVAQPKTSVSKMLEHSENIEAVEDEKGIKYYSKKAGYVCEEKGVFDIKEQLDVNEISFKTTGSIDTGLDNNVTLNVKESDVTKDAIGAGMSVEANEINVQGNVAQNATVKANKITIGGQTHAKSYIEAKEAKIAVHIGSFDGDHVEIDRLENGKVKAKTAVIKSMLGGEVIAERLEVGVLASNSTIIVADMLEIKQLRGVNNKILVDFSMVKNSGDKINEYMAQIKEIKEQIAKTPKQLESKKCVIEENRGPMNIIKEKMQEFRASQKTPPVTFIKKLKEYQQLVHEYNTILKDFQEKRACIAELKEEIKDIQEGIFSSKVINHSNWREFNEIKFKLVDPPKEIVYNTRENEIARVLMIKKIENENGEVDYAIKKSNNVRKV; encoded by the coding sequence GTGGAAAACAGTCAAAATAATCAACCGACTTATCTTGATCCGATAATAATGCAAACGCCAAATCCGTATGGAGAAATCCCAAATTTAGTAAGTAATTTTAACGTAGAAGCTAAATTTATAGATTTTAATATCATAACTTTTTTTACCGAGTATAAATTGCTTGGAGATAGCGAGATAAAGTCTGTTGAAGAGGATAAACTGGGTATCTTTGACGATGATAAATTTTACGTAAATCAGGTTGAAAGTATCAAACAAACTTATAAGGTGGAGTTTTTTGACATTAGAAAAAACAAACCAAAAACGCTTCCAAATATCGCTTTAAACGTAAATAAAAATTTGACTAAGATAGTAGCTACCGTTTCAAGAAGCAACGATGTGGTGTATTTTAAAGATTTTAAAGCCAAGATGCGCGAATTTATATATAAAAAGCTCATCAAGGTAGGGATTTTAATCGGTATCAGAAATAAAGCAATGCAAGCCGAGCTTAGTAAAATCTCATCCATGCTTCGTATAAACGAGATCATAGACAAAGACTACACATTTGTAGTAACTTCGGGCATCGATCCTATAGAGGCTATTGATGACGGGCTTATTTATCACTATAAAAACAAGGTTCAAGGAGCGGATAATCAAGGCAAGATAAACTACGCTAACAGAGGATATTTGCTAGGAGTTGCCGAAAATGAGCTTGTAGCCGAATACGTAAAATCAGCCGTTGGCGAATCGGGTCGTGACGTAAGAGGAAATCTTTTATCCGTAGCTCAACCTAAAACAAGCGTTTCAAAAATGCTTGAACATAGCGAAAATATAGAAGCTGTAGAGGATGAAAAGGGTATTAAGTACTACTCCAAAAAAGCAGGCTACGTATGCGAAGAAAAAGGTGTTTTTGATATCAAAGAGCAACTTGACGTAAATGAAATTTCGTTTAAAACCACAGGCTCAATAGATACAGGGCTTGATAATAATGTAACTTTAAACGTGAAAGAAAGCGACGTTACAAAAGATGCAATAGGTGCGGGAATGAGCGTTGAGGCAAACGAGATAAACGTCCAAGGTAACGTAGCTCAAAACGCAACCGTAAAAGCAAATAAAATAACCATAGGCGGACAAACCCACGCCAAATCGTATATAGAAGCAAAAGAGGCTAAAATAGCCGTGCATATAGGAAGCTTTGACGGAGATCATGTCGAGATAGACCGCTTGGAAAACGGCAAAGTTAAGGCAAAAACGGCGGTAATAAAATCAATGCTTGGAGGCGAAGTTATCGCCGAGCGACTAGAAGTTGGCGTCTTAGCGTCAAATTCGACCATCATAGTTGCCGATATGCTTGAGATAAAGCAGCTTCGCGGAGTAAATAATAAAATTTTAGTCGATTTTAGCATGGTGAAAAATAGCGGCGACAAGATAAATGAATACATGGCTCAAATAAAAGAGATAAAAGAGCAGATAGCAAAGACTCCAAAACAGCTTGAGTCCAAAAAATGCGTCATCGAAGAAAATAGAGGACCGATGAATATCATCAAAGAAAAGATGCAGGAATTTAGAGCGAGTCAAAAAACACCGCCCGTAACATTCATAAAAAAGCTTAAAGAGTACCAGCAACTTGTGCACGAATACAACACTATCTTGAAAGATTTTCAAGAAAAAAGAGCGTGTATAGCCGAGTTAAAAGAGGAGATAAAGGATATCCAGGAGGGGATTTTTAGCTCAAAAGTGATAAATCACAGCAACTGGCGAGAATTTAATGAGATAAAATTTAAGCTTGTCGATCCTCCTAAAGAGATAGTTTATAACACGAGAGAAAACGAGATCGCAAGGGTTTTGATGATCAAAAAGATCGAAAACGAAAACGGCGAAGTTGATTATGCGATCAAAAAAAGCAACAACGTAAGAAAAGTTTAG
- a CDS encoding ABC transporter permease, with translation MFKASNDKFYSYDLQKGILTINLKNEWNFKLKRAVLNSISSLISSRKYKKLVLDFKEVKELDYAVAIFLRNCLTKSQKQYEFINLNESQQRIFNSINKEISPDIKAILQTKEDENIFAVIGEKIAKFYSDSMMFLAFLGELLIKLLRSVFVPKSIRIKEIFTYFQDAGINSVFIVCLTSFLVGIVLAYQGSNLLEKFGASIIIVEMMGMLTLREVAPLIAAIVVAGRLASSFTAQIGVMKITEEVDAMKTMGFDPFKFLVLPRVVALIIAMPLVVFLADAAGIFGEMVVLNSYLDISFGDYLSRFHQEVELRHLYVGLIKAPFFGAAIAFIGCMRGFQISGSTQSVGIYTTISVVNAIFGVIMLDALFSIIFTQVGI, from the coding sequence TTGTTCAAGGCGTCAAACGACAAATTTTATAGCTATGATCTGCAAAAAGGCATCTTGACTATAAATTTAAAAAACGAGTGGAATTTCAAACTTAAAAGAGCCGTTTTAAACTCTATTTCATCGCTTATATCCTCGCGAAAATACAAAAAATTGGTGCTTGATTTTAAAGAGGTAAAAGAGCTTGATTATGCGGTTGCGATATTTTTAAGAAACTGCCTTACAAAAAGTCAAAAACAATACGAATTTATAAATTTAAACGAAAGTCAGCAGAGAATTTTTAACTCCATAAATAAAGAGATAAGCCCTGATATAAAAGCGATTTTGCAAACTAAAGAAGATGAAAATATATTTGCCGTAATAGGCGAAAAGATAGCTAAATTTTACTCTGATTCTATGATGTTTTTAGCCTTTTTGGGAGAGCTTTTGATAAAGCTTTTAAGATCGGTATTTGTGCCAAAAAGCATTAGGATCAAAGAAATTTTTACGTATTTTCAAGATGCAGGCATAAATTCCGTTTTTATAGTTTGCTTAACCTCTTTTCTAGTCGGTATCGTGCTTGCCTATCAAGGCTCAAATTTGCTAGAAAAATTCGGAGCAAGTATAATCATAGTCGAGATGATGGGTATGCTCACACTTAGAGAAGTAGCTCCGCTAATAGCCGCTATCGTCGTTGCAGGAAGGCTTGCTTCAAGCTTTACCGCGCAAATTGGCGTTATGAAGATAACCGAAGAGGTTGATGCTATGAAGACGATGGGGTTTGATCCGTTTAAATTTTTAGTACTTCCTAGAGTTGTAGCCCTTATAATCGCTATGCCTTTGGTTGTATTTTTAGCCGATGCGGCAGGGATTTTTGGCGAAATGGTCGTGCTAAATTCCTACCTTGATATAAGTTTTGGCGACTATCTAAGTCGTTTTCATCAAGAAGTTGAGCTTAGACATCTTTACGTGGGGCTTATCAAGGCACCGTTTTTTGGAGCGGCTATCGCTTTTATAGGCTGCATGAGAGGATTTCAGATAAGCGGCAGCACCCAAAGTGTGGGAATTTATACTACTATAAGCGTTGTAAATGCTATATTTGGCGTAATCATGCTTGATGCGCTATTTTCAATCATCTTCACACAAGTTGGCATATGA
- a CDS encoding ABC transporter ATP-binding protein: protein MSIIKATQITTKFGNKVIHDGVNFHVKEAEIYGLLGGSGTGKSTLMKTMIYLKEPSGGHINMLGEDLWAANEDKRQEIRLKCGVMFQFGALYTSMNVLENIYILLKEYSNMSEKSMKEIAMFWLEKVGLSPSAALQYPSELSGGMKKRVAMARSLVLSPKILFLDEPNSGLDPISARALDELVVELRDTLGLTVVMVTHDIDSICDILDRFLILEDKKVLFEGNLTELDGLKNNPLEELFKTRKR from the coding sequence ATGAGTATCATAAAAGCGACTCAAATAACCACGAAATTTGGCAACAAAGTTATACATGACGGAGTAAATTTTCATGTAAAAGAGGCTGAAATTTATGGACTTCTAGGCGGAAGCGGAACTGGCAAATCAACCCTGATGAAAACAATGATATATCTAAAAGAGCCAAGCGGCGGGCATATAAACATGCTTGGAGAGGATTTATGGGCTGCAAATGAGGATAAAAGGCAAGAGATAAGGCTAAAATGCGGAGTTATGTTTCAATTTGGAGCGCTTTATACATCGATGAACGTGCTTGAAAATATCTACATACTTCTAAAAGAATATAGCAACATGAGCGAAAAATCGATGAAAGAGATAGCGATGTTTTGGCTTGAAAAAGTAGGTCTAAGTCCAAGTGCGGCACTTCAGTATCCAAGTGAGCTAAGCGGCGGCATGAAAAAGCGTGTCGCTATGGCAAGATCACTTGTGCTAAGTCCAAAAATTCTCTTTTTAGACGAGCCAAACAGCGGGCTTGATCCAATTAGTGCCAGAGCGCTTGACGAGCTGGTTGTAGAGCTAAGAGATACGCTTGGACTTACCGTAGTAATGGTAACTCACGACATAGACAGCATATGCGATATACTTGATAGATTTTTGATACTTGAAGATAAAAAAGTGCTTTTTGAAGGAAATTTGACCGAGCTTGACGGACTTAAAAACAACCCTCTTGAAGAGCTGTTTAAGACAAGGAAACGATAA
- a CDS encoding MlaD family protein yields MGNRVNYTLVGLFFVAVVTAIGGFMWWMGSYGESKDAYRSYYILTTDLPNGIKKDSQVKFIGVDAGIVKNIKFADPKEAMIEVELLVRKELPIKKDSTAIAESQGITGISYLNIQRGSHQSEIFSENEKAYIKLEASLLEKIGGKANDLTQRIEDTLSKVNRVLNEENIGKVSSILNSIDSITKEIDEQNIDINETIKLANEAILDFKRLIKASSKTVEAINFIPDKIGSGVGEFKNLQILIQDKIKSGEFDFKTTLNSLSSEVSETMIEFQKVLKEFRQTLFRLEDRPYEFFFKDPKEDKDKR; encoded by the coding sequence ATGGGAAATAGGGTGAATTATACGCTAGTAGGGCTATTTTTCGTAGCGGTAGTAACGGCCATAGGCGGATTTATGTGGTGGATGGGAAGCTATGGGGAGTCAAAAGACGCTTATAGGTCTTATTATATCCTTACGACCGATCTTCCAAACGGGATCAAAAAAGACTCGCAAGTAAAATTTATAGGCGTTGATGCGGGAATAGTAAAAAATATCAAATTTGCAGATCCTAAAGAGGCGATGATAGAGGTTGAGTTGCTAGTGCGAAAGGAGCTACCAATCAAAAAGGATAGCACCGCCATAGCGGAGAGTCAAGGGATTACGGGCATAAGCTACTTAAATATCCAAAGAGGCTCGCACCAAAGCGAAATTTTTAGTGAAAATGAAAAAGCCTATATCAAGCTTGAGGCAAGCCTGCTTGAAAAAATAGGCGGAAAAGCAAATGATTTAACCCAGCGTATTGAAGATACTCTTTCAAAAGTAAATAGAGTTCTAAACGAAGAAAATATCGGCAAAGTAAGCTCCATCCTAAATTCGATCGATAGTATCACAAAAGAGATTGACGAGCAAAATATCGATATAAACGAAACAATAAAGCTTGCAAATGAAGCTATTTTAGACTTTAAGCGTCTTATAAAGGCTTCTAGCAAGACGGTTGAAGCGATAAATTTCATCCCCGATAAGATAGGTAGCGGAGTAGGCGAATTTAAAAATCTTCAAATACTCATACAAGACAAGATAAAAAGCGGCGAATTTGATTTTAAAACAACTTTAAATTCACTCTCAAGCGAGGTTAGCGAAACGATGATAGAGTTTCAAAAAGTATTAAAAGAATTTAGGCAGACGCTTTTTAGACTAGAAGACAGACCTTATGAATTTTTCTTTAAAGACCCAAAAGAAGATAAGGATAAAAGATGA